A single Natranaerobius thermophilus JW/NM-WN-LF DNA region contains:
- a CDS encoding anaerobic C4-dicarboxylate transporter family protein, translated as MLFVQFAIVLLAILVGARIGGIGLGAMGGVGLAIMTFIFNLEPTSPPINVMLMIVAVVTAASTLQAAGGMDYLVKLAERALRKKPDLITFMAPVITYTFTFFAGTGHVAYSLLPVISEVSHEQKVRPERPLSIAVIASQQAIVASPISAATVALVGILSPHGFTLPNILSVTIPATLIAILFTAFMIRKKGPELEDDPEYQKRLQEGIKPLSKDDTETEITSSAKLSVGLFLLAAVAVVFFGTFEGLRPAFDGEPMSMPHTIQIIMLTVAALHLLVCKAEVDVAANGSVFRAGFVAVVAIFGIAWLGDTFFEAHMDVIEPAVEGMVTTAPWVFAFALFIMSILLNSQAATTTTLMPLGLALGINPAFLIAMFPAVNGYFFLPNYGPIIAAIGFDRTGTTKIGKFVFNHSFMIPGLLTIVGSLVLGFLLSSIIL; from the coding sequence TTTAGAACCTACATCACCACCGATTAATGTAATGTTGATGATAGTAGCTGTTGTAACTGCTGCTTCAACTCTTCAAGCAGCTGGAGGTATGGACTATTTAGTAAAATTAGCAGAACGCGCATTACGCAAAAAACCTGATTTAATTACTTTTATGGCTCCAGTAATCACGTATACATTCACATTCTTCGCAGGAACAGGACACGTTGCTTATTCCTTGCTACCTGTTATTTCCGAGGTCTCTCATGAGCAGAAGGTACGGCCTGAAAGGCCTTTATCAATAGCAGTTATTGCTTCACAACAAGCTATTGTAGCCAGTCCTATCTCAGCGGCAACAGTTGCTCTGGTAGGGATACTTTCACCTCATGGATTTACTTTGCCTAATATTTTAAGTGTTACAATTCCTGCAACTTTAATAGCTATTTTATTCACGGCCTTTATGATCCGAAAGAAAGGTCCTGAATTAGAAGATGATCCAGAATATCAGAAACGATTACAGGAAGGTATCAAACCATTAAGCAAAGATGACACCGAAACAGAAATTACCAGTTCAGCTAAATTATCAGTAGGACTTTTCCTATTGGCAGCTGTAGCAGTAGTATTTTTCGGAACATTTGAGGGACTAAGACCAGCTTTTGATGGTGAACCAATGTCAATGCCACATACCATTCAAATTATCATGTTGACAGTTGCCGCTTTACACTTGCTTGTCTGTAAAGCTGAAGTTGATGTTGCTGCAAATGGCAGTGTGTTTAGGGCAGGTTTCGTTGCCGTGGTTGCTATCTTTGGAATCGCCTGGTTAGGCGATACATTTTTTGAAGCTCACATGGATGTAATTGAACCCGCTGTGGAAGGAATGGTAACTACAGCACCATGGGTCTTTGCCTTTGCACTATTTATTATGTCAATTTTACTGAACAGTCAGGCAGCTACTACAACTACTTTAATGCCCCTTGGACTAGCCTTGGGTATTAATCCAGCATTCTTAATTGCTATGTTCCCAGCAGTCAATGGATATTTCTTCCTACCAAATTACGGCCCAATTATTGCAGCTATTGGTTTTGACCGCACTGGTACTACTAAAATTGGCAAATTTGTCTTTAACCACAGCTTTATGATTCCAGGATTGTTAACTATTGTGGGATCATTAGTTCTAGGTTTCCTATTATCATCCATTATCTTGTAA